The following proteins come from a genomic window of Corallococcus sp. NCRR:
- the map gene encoding type I methionyl aminopeptidase translates to MTTATPRTAPAVLPGPNDACWCGSGSKYKKCHRGADTVEARRKGADTNRKGIRPGIVSPRRVVPLTIARPDYADSMAGRPSRSRNEPDVKSPDVIARMRRACQAAAQVLVETARHVRVGITTDELDAIAHEAYLKRGGYPSTLNYHKFPKSLCTSVNEVICHGIPDSRALEDGDIVNLDITIYLDGVHGDCSATYLVGNVEPQHQRLVQIAKECLDIGIAAVKPGRPISDIGRAVEAHAVKNGTSVVRAYCGHGIGETFHTALQIPHYYEPEADTVMQPGMIFTVEPMINQGHWDHRTWNDDWTVVTADGLRSAQFEHTLLVTDTGAEILTVP, encoded by the coding sequence ATGACCACCGCCACCCCCCGAACCGCCCCCGCCGTCCTCCCCGGGCCCAATGACGCCTGCTGGTGCGGCAGTGGCTCCAAGTACAAGAAGTGCCACCGCGGCGCGGACACCGTGGAGGCCCGCCGCAAGGGCGCCGACACCAACCGCAAGGGCATCCGCCCGGGCATCGTCAGCCCCCGCCGCGTGGTGCCGCTCACCATCGCCCGGCCGGACTACGCGGACTCCATGGCGGGCCGTCCCTCGCGCTCGCGCAACGAGCCGGACGTGAAGTCGCCGGACGTCATCGCCCGCATGCGCCGCGCCTGCCAGGCCGCCGCGCAGGTGCTGGTGGAGACCGCGCGGCACGTGCGTGTGGGCATCACCACGGACGAACTGGACGCCATCGCGCACGAGGCCTACCTCAAGCGCGGCGGCTACCCCAGCACGCTGAACTACCACAAGTTCCCCAAGTCGCTCTGCACCTCCGTCAACGAGGTCATCTGCCACGGCATCCCCGACAGCCGCGCGCTGGAGGACGGCGACATCGTCAACCTGGACATCACCATCTACCTGGATGGCGTCCACGGCGACTGCTCGGCCACGTACCTGGTGGGCAACGTGGAGCCCCAGCACCAGCGCCTGGTGCAGATCGCGAAGGAGTGCCTGGACATCGGCATCGCCGCGGTGAAGCCGGGGCGGCCCATCAGCGACATTGGCCGCGCGGTGGAGGCCCACGCCGTGAAGAACGGCACCAGCGTGGTGCGCGCCTACTGCGGCCACGGCATCGGTGAGACGTTCCACACCGCGCTCCAGATTCCGCACTACTACGAGCCGGAAGCGGACACCGTCATGCAGCCCGGGATGATCTTCACCGTGGAGCCGATGATCAACCAGGGCCACTGGGACCACCGCACGTGGAACGACGACTGGACCGTCGTCACCGCGGACGGCCTGCGCAGCGCCCAGTTCGAGCACACCCTGCTCGTCACCGACACGGGCGCGGAGATCCTCACCGTCCCCTGA
- the pulA gene encoding pullulanase-type alpha-1,6-glucosidase, with protein sequence MTRALAFGGLLSALLPLSSLAAPTSVTVIGDLQTGAGCATNNDPTCAQTALAYDADDDKWTGTFSVPAGTWHFKVALDGSLTQTYGGPGGADVVLTQATAGAVKFYFDATTHFVTSNRSGTIATVAGSFQSELGCPGDWQPDCLRSMMHDLDGDGIYTFTTKALPAGNYECKVALDEQWTTAYPGGNASFAVEEDGQELIFTFDSGASKKVTIRAAGAPAGNLLLARAHWISRDTVVWSPEVAAPAGTVFKLHTAPTGGMTLNSTGVQGGTTATLTVDAAGLTAAQAARFPNLVGRTVLKLAEADVANAATWLKGQVAVSATNAEGVMLDATSAQFAGVLDDLDTYDGALGATFENGIPTLRLWAPTAKNVNLLLFADGTPTSTPTRVPMTAGDKGVWSVTGDASWKNRFFLYEVEVYARKEGKVVTNRVTDPYSVALSTNSELSQIVDLADPALAPQGWSTLAKPALEAPEDIVLYELHARDFSINDLTVPENERGTFKAFTRDSDGMKHLTRLAKAGLTHVHLLPVFDIATINEDRAAQQHPQGDLVSLPPDSDQQQAAVKAVADLDGFNWGYDPFHYTVPEGSYSTNAQGTTRTVEFREMVQSLNQHGLRVVMDVVYNHTNSAGQDAKSVLDRIVPGYYHRLSDEGNVEMSTCCQNTASENAMMEKLLIDSVVTWAKAYKVDGFRFDLMGHHMKSNMVKLRAVLDGLTVEKDGVDGKAIYVYGEGWDFGEVAGNARGTNATQANMAGTGIGSFNDRLRDGARGGGPFSGLQEQGFITGLLSDPNGTNQGTDAEQKDKLLRYSDWIRVGLTGNLKDYSLVDRTGATVTGEGVDYNGAKAGYTLDPQEVITYVSAHDNETLFDAVQLKARRDLPMAERVRMHNLGISLVALGQGIPFFHAGDELLRSKSLDRNSYNSGDWFNKVDWTYQSNNWGVGLPPAADNQGNWGLFGPLLADAALKPTNADILRARDHFEEMLTLRKSSRLFRLRTGDEVKQLVRFENTGPGQIPGLIVMAMQDHGTNAEGKRAIVLFNGTDDAQTFKADGYKSLKLKLHPVLAASTDPVVRTSAYDAATGGFTVPARSTAVFVTDDAVVDPDPDPNDPGDPQDPDESDGCNCQSTVPGPLGATSLLMLCGLALKLRRRRA encoded by the coding sequence ATGACGCGAGCGCTCGCGTTCGGCGGGCTCCTGAGTGCGCTGCTTCCCCTGTCGTCGCTGGCGGCGCCCACGTCCGTGACTGTCATTGGCGATCTGCAGACGGGCGCCGGCTGTGCCACCAACAACGACCCCACCTGCGCGCAGACGGCGCTGGCGTACGACGCGGACGACGACAAGTGGACGGGCACGTTCAGCGTGCCGGCGGGCACCTGGCACTTCAAGGTCGCGCTGGACGGGTCGCTGACGCAGACGTACGGCGGCCCGGGCGGCGCGGACGTGGTGCTGACCCAGGCGACGGCGGGCGCGGTGAAGTTCTACTTCGACGCGACCACGCACTTCGTGACGAGCAACCGCTCCGGCACCATCGCCACGGTGGCGGGCAGCTTCCAGAGCGAGCTGGGCTGTCCGGGTGACTGGCAGCCGGACTGCCTGCGCTCGATGATGCATGACCTGGACGGTGACGGCATCTACACCTTCACCACGAAGGCGCTGCCCGCGGGCAACTACGAGTGCAAGGTCGCGCTCGACGAGCAGTGGACCACCGCCTACCCCGGCGGCAACGCGTCGTTCGCGGTGGAGGAGGACGGTCAGGAGCTGATCTTCACCTTCGACTCCGGCGCGTCCAAGAAGGTGACCATCCGCGCCGCGGGCGCTCCGGCGGGCAACCTGCTGCTGGCCCGGGCGCACTGGATTTCGCGCGACACCGTGGTGTGGAGCCCGGAGGTCGCGGCCCCTGCTGGCACGGTGTTCAAGCTGCACACGGCGCCCACCGGCGGCATGACGCTGAACAGCACCGGCGTGCAGGGCGGCACCACGGCGACGCTGACGGTGGACGCCGCGGGCCTCACCGCCGCGCAGGCCGCGCGCTTCCCGAACCTGGTGGGCCGCACGGTGCTGAAGCTGGCCGAAGCGGACGTGGCCAACGCGGCCACGTGGCTCAAGGGCCAGGTGGCCGTGTCCGCGACCAACGCGGAGGGCGTGATGCTGGACGCCACCAGCGCGCAGTTCGCGGGCGTGCTGGATGACCTGGACACGTATGACGGCGCGCTGGGCGCCACGTTCGAGAACGGCATCCCCACGCTGCGCCTGTGGGCCCCCACGGCGAAGAACGTGAACCTGCTGCTGTTCGCGGACGGCACCCCCACGTCCACCCCCACCCGCGTGCCCATGACGGCCGGTGACAAGGGCGTCTGGAGCGTGACGGGCGACGCGTCCTGGAAGAACCGCTTCTTCCTCTACGAGGTGGAGGTCTACGCCCGCAAGGAGGGCAAGGTCGTCACCAACCGCGTCACCGACCCGTACTCGGTGGCCCTCTCCACCAACAGCGAGCTGAGCCAGATTGTCGACCTGGCGGACCCGGCGCTCGCGCCGCAGGGCTGGAGCACGCTGGCGAAGCCCGCGCTGGAGGCCCCGGAGGACATCGTCCTCTACGAACTGCACGCGCGCGACTTCAGCATCAACGACCTGACGGTGCCTGAGAACGAGCGCGGCACGTTCAAGGCGTTCACGCGGGACTCGGACGGCATGAAGCACCTGACCCGGCTGGCGAAGGCGGGCCTGACGCACGTGCACCTGCTGCCGGTGTTCGACATCGCGACCATCAACGAGGACCGCGCGGCGCAGCAGCACCCGCAGGGCGACCTGGTGTCGCTGCCGCCGGACTCCGACCAGCAGCAGGCGGCGGTGAAGGCCGTGGCGGACCTGGACGGCTTCAACTGGGGCTATGACCCGTTCCACTACACGGTGCCGGAGGGCAGCTACTCCACCAACGCGCAGGGCACGACGCGCACGGTGGAGTTCCGGGAGATGGTGCAGTCGCTCAACCAGCACGGCCTGCGCGTGGTGATGGACGTGGTCTACAACCACACCAACTCCGCCGGACAGGACGCCAAGAGCGTGCTGGACCGCATCGTCCCCGGCTACTACCACCGCCTCAGCGACGAGGGGAACGTGGAGATGAGCACCTGCTGCCAGAACACCGCGTCGGAGAACGCGATGATGGAGAAGCTGCTCATCGACTCCGTGGTGACGTGGGCCAAGGCGTACAAGGTGGACGGCTTCCGCTTCGACCTGATGGGCCACCACATGAAGTCCAACATGGTGAAGCTGCGCGCCGTGCTGGACGGGCTCACCGTGGAGAAGGACGGCGTGGACGGCAAGGCCATCTACGTCTACGGCGAGGGCTGGGACTTCGGCGAGGTGGCCGGCAACGCGCGCGGCACCAACGCCACGCAGGCCAACATGGCGGGTACGGGCATCGGCTCGTTCAACGACCGCCTGCGCGACGGTGCTCGCGGCGGTGGCCCCTTCAGCGGACTGCAGGAGCAGGGCTTCATCACCGGCCTGCTGTCCGACCCCAACGGCACGAACCAGGGCACGGACGCGGAGCAGAAGGACAAGCTGCTGCGCTACAGCGATTGGATCCGCGTGGGCCTCACCGGCAACCTGAAGGACTACTCGCTGGTGGACCGCACCGGCGCGACCGTCACGGGTGAAGGCGTGGACTACAACGGGGCCAAGGCCGGCTACACGCTGGATCCGCAGGAGGTCATCACCTACGTCTCCGCGCACGACAACGAGACGCTGTTCGACGCGGTGCAGTTGAAGGCCCGCCGCGACCTGCCCATGGCGGAGCGCGTGCGCATGCACAACCTGGGCATCTCGCTGGTGGCGCTGGGCCAGGGCATCCCGTTCTTCCACGCGGGCGACGAGCTCCTGCGCTCCAAGTCGCTGGACCGCAACAGCTACAACTCCGGTGACTGGTTCAACAAGGTGGACTGGACCTACCAGTCCAACAACTGGGGCGTGGGCCTGCCCCCGGCCGCAGACAACCAGGGCAACTGGGGGCTCTTCGGGCCGCTGCTGGCGGACGCGGCGCTGAAGCCGACGAACGCGGACATCCTCCGGGCGCGAGACCACTTCGAGGAGATGCTGACCCTCCGCAAGAGCTCGCGGCTGTTCCGCCTGCGCACCGGTGACGAGGTGAAGCAGCTGGTGCGCTTCGAGAACACCGGCCCGGGCCAGATTCCGGGCCTCATCGTGATGGCCATGCAGGACCACGGCACCAACGCGGAGGGCAAGCGCGCCATCGTGCTGTTCAACGGCACGGACGACGCGCAGACGTTCAAGGCGGACGGGTACAAGTCCCTGAAGCTCAAGCTGCACCCGGTGCTGGCGGCGTCCACGGACCCGGTGGTGCGCACGTCCGCGTACGACGCGGCCACGGGCGGCTTCACGGTGCCGGCGCGCAGCACCGCCGTGTTCGTCACCGACGACGCGGTGGTGGACCCGGATCCGGATCCGAACGACCCGGGCGACCCGCAGGACCCGGACGAGTCCGACGGCTGCAACTGCCAGAGCACGGTGCCCGGCCCGCTGGGCGCCACCAGCCTGCTGATGCTCTGCGGCCTGGCGCTGAAGCTGCGCCGCCGCCGCGCGTAA
- a CDS encoding alpha-amylase family glycosyl hydrolase has product MLQGLAALCLAGCATAPTPTQPAPESAATQPATPAAPAPATEPVKEAAPAQPAQAPAPKEPARPWADEVLYFVVVDRFADGDPSNNEKGDVTAPGTFHGGDLKGLTGKLDELSSLGVTALWVTPLLKQIPGFVTGSGFPDWGYHGYWADDFHALDPRFGTEEDFKALVDAAHARGIRVLLDVVYNHPGYNSRYLKDHPDWLRSEDKGTCGSDDLTTCVAGLPDFKTERPEVAKYLLDAQIDWAKRSGVDGFRLDTVKHVSHDFWKEHRRRTRAEISPDFFLLGEVWGGDVEVLAPYFTPDEMDAGFDFAFQGNALAFIQGRGRAVAFDRYLQSRAKVTPDHHLSHFLSSHDVDGALHQLQGNVPLFRLAATLQLTTSGIPVIYYGEEVGRAGGDWPQNRSDMPWGKQAVKPGAGKKRDEALREYYKRLIAIRRAHPALSRGTHAPLSTEGDVYVFQRRDEASGDMVVVAVNRGKTKGAVSVPWPEGWTGVGEVEDLLNGGRTKAGATLDLALAPLSARILGRVP; this is encoded by the coding sequence ATGCTCCAGGGACTTGCCGCTCTGTGTCTGGCGGGGTGCGCCACGGCGCCCACCCCGACGCAGCCCGCGCCGGAGTCCGCCGCGACACAGCCCGCCACGCCGGCGGCGCCCGCTCCCGCCACGGAACCCGTGAAGGAGGCCGCGCCCGCGCAGCCTGCTCAGGCTCCGGCGCCGAAGGAGCCCGCGCGCCCCTGGGCGGATGAGGTCCTGTACTTCGTCGTGGTGGATCGCTTCGCGGACGGCGACCCCTCGAACAACGAGAAGGGTGACGTGACGGCGCCGGGCACTTTCCACGGCGGCGATCTGAAGGGGCTCACCGGGAAGCTGGATGAGCTGTCATCGCTGGGCGTGACGGCGCTGTGGGTGACGCCGCTCTTGAAGCAGATCCCAGGCTTCGTCACCGGCTCTGGCTTTCCGGACTGGGGCTACCACGGCTACTGGGCGGACGACTTCCACGCGTTGGATCCGCGCTTCGGCACGGAAGAGGACTTCAAGGCACTGGTGGACGCGGCGCACGCGCGCGGCATCCGCGTGCTGCTGGACGTCGTCTACAACCACCCGGGCTACAACTCGCGCTACCTGAAGGACCACCCGGACTGGCTGCGCTCGGAGGACAAGGGCACCTGCGGTTCGGATGACCTGACGACGTGCGTGGCGGGCCTGCCGGACTTCAAGACCGAGCGCCCGGAGGTGGCGAAGTACCTGCTGGACGCGCAGATCGACTGGGCGAAGCGCTCTGGCGTGGACGGCTTCCGGCTGGACACCGTGAAGCACGTGTCCCACGACTTCTGGAAGGAGCACCGCCGCCGCACGCGCGCGGAGATCTCCCCGGACTTCTTCCTGCTGGGCGAGGTGTGGGGCGGCGACGTGGAGGTGCTGGCGCCGTACTTCACCCCGGACGAGATGGACGCCGGGTTCGACTTCGCCTTCCAGGGCAACGCGCTGGCCTTCATCCAGGGCCGGGGCCGCGCGGTGGCGTTCGACCGCTACCTCCAGTCGCGCGCGAAGGTGACGCCGGACCACCACCTGTCGCACTTCCTGTCGTCGCACGACGTGGACGGGGCGCTGCACCAGTTGCAGGGCAACGTGCCCCTCTTCCGCCTGGCCGCCACGCTGCAACTCACCACGAGCGGCATCCCCGTCATCTACTACGGCGAGGAGGTGGGCCGCGCGGGCGGTGACTGGCCTCAGAACCGCAGCGACATGCCGTGGGGCAAGCAGGCGGTGAAGCCTGGCGCGGGAAAGAAACGCGACGAGGCATTGCGCGAGTATTACAAGCGCCTCATCGCCATCCGCCGCGCGCACCCGGCCCTGTCGCGGGGCACGCACGCGCCGCTCTCCACCGAAGGTGATGTGTATGTCTTCCAGCGGCGCGATGAAGCGTCTGGCGACATGGTGGTGGTGGCGGTGAACCGTGGCAAGACGAAGGGCGCGGTGTCGGTGCCGTGGCCGGAAGGTTGGACGGGCGTCGGCGAGGTGGAGGATCTGCTGAACGGAGGGCGGACGAAGGCTGGTGCCACGCTGGACCTGGCGCTTGCGCCGCTGTCCGCGCGCATCCTCGGACGCGTGCCGTGA
- a CDS encoding ABC transporter ATP-binding protein, whose amino-acid sequence MAGVSFKDVAKRYGDVSVIEGLNLDIRDHEFMVLVGPSGCGKSTALRMIAGLEEISGGTISIGERAVNALPPKDRDVSMVFQNYALYPHMSVRQNLEFGLKIRKTPKPEMDKLVDEAAEILGITHLLDRKPKALSGGQRQRVALGRAIVRKPAVFLFDEPLSNLDAKLRVQMRSEIKKLQHRLQVTSVYVTHDQIEAMTMGHRIAVMKDGKLQQLGTPLEVYEKPVNVFVAQFIGTPPINMLTATLDADGASLTGEGFKLPVPQKLRAMTAGKGGRKVKVGLRPDNVLPAGSAARGESAPAEARVELVEPLGNELIVHARLGDNPLVFRLPPQSTPEPGAALPVTVELESLHLFDAESELRLSV is encoded by the coding sequence ATGGCCGGCGTGTCGTTCAAGGACGTGGCGAAGCGGTACGGAGACGTGTCGGTCATCGAGGGGCTCAACCTCGATATCCGCGACCATGAGTTCATGGTCCTCGTGGGGCCGTCCGGTTGCGGCAAGTCCACGGCGCTCCGGATGATCGCCGGCCTGGAGGAGATTTCGGGAGGCACCATCTCCATCGGTGAGCGCGCGGTGAACGCGCTGCCCCCGAAGGACCGGGACGTCTCCATGGTGTTCCAGAACTACGCGCTCTATCCGCACATGTCCGTGCGGCAGAACCTGGAGTTCGGCCTCAAGATCCGCAAGACGCCCAAGCCGGAGATGGACAAGCTGGTGGACGAGGCGGCGGAAATCCTCGGCATCACGCACCTGCTGGACCGCAAGCCCAAGGCGCTGTCCGGCGGCCAGCGTCAGCGCGTGGCCCTGGGCCGCGCCATCGTGCGCAAGCCGGCGGTGTTCCTCTTCGACGAGCCGCTCTCCAACCTGGACGCGAAGCTGCGCGTGCAGATGCGCTCGGAGATCAAGAAGCTCCAGCACCGGCTCCAGGTCACGTCCGTCTACGTCACGCACGATCAGATCGAAGCGATGACCATGGGCCACCGCATCGCGGTGATGAAGGACGGCAAGCTCCAGCAACTGGGCACCCCGCTGGAGGTCTACGAGAAGCCGGTCAACGTGTTCGTGGCGCAGTTCATCGGCACGCCGCCCATCAACATGCTCACCGCCACGCTGGACGCGGACGGCGCGTCGCTCACCGGTGAGGGCTTCAAGCTGCCGGTGCCGCAGAAGCTGCGCGCGATGACGGCGGGCAAGGGTGGCCGCAAGGTGAAGGTGGGCCTGCGCCCGGACAACGTCCTGCCCGCGGGCAGCGCCGCGCGCGGTGAGTCCGCGCCCGCGGAGGCGCGCGTGGAACTGGTGGAGCCGCTGGGCAACGAGCTCATCGTGCACGCCCGCCTGGGAGACAACCCGCTGGTCTTCCGCCTGCCGCCCCAGTCCACCCCGGAGCCTGGCGCCGCGCTCCCCGTGACGGTGGAGCTGGAGTCCCTGCATCTCTTCGACGCTGAATCCGAGCTTCGGCTTTCCGTTTGA